The genomic segment CAAATTCGGAAACAGAGACATAGGCATAAGTGTGACTTCCCTGACCATCAGTAGAAACATAAAGCGTTCCTTTTGGATAAACTTTCTCCTGTGCTACCAAATACTTGTTTACGTATGCATCGATGCTGGTGCTCTGGCGATAGCTGGGGCGAATAAAAGGAATCCAATTCTCATTCTTTTTAAACTTTAATCGTAACAGAATACTGGCAGAAACACCATTCTCAACCGTAAACAATTCGCTTAAAGGAACAAGGTTGCTAAAACGGGAAGTGTCTACAGCCTTATCTGAAAGCGCAGAAAAATCTATGGAGTCCAACATGTCATTACTTACACGTTCTTCAACAACCCCCTTGACGAAAGCGGGAATCTCACTTCTTGCTGGAAGCATGATTTCTTTCAATTTATCCCCTTTAGGCTTTCGACCATAAGAAAACTTGAAACGGTTTTTTGTAACACAGAACGCATAATACAGTTTCTCGTCCAACGACATTTCAACAAGTGGAATAAGAACAGAGACATTAGAATTTGGCACAAATTCAGAAACAGAGACATAAGCATAGGTGTGACTTCCTTGCCCATCGGTAGAAACATAAAGTGTATCTTTGGGGTATAAACAATCAGATGGAACAAGAAATTTGTTCACATAGGCATCTATGCTCGTATCCTGTCTGAACGAGGGACGAATGTAGGGCACCCAATTTTCGTTCAACCGACGAGGTGAGCGAACAACCTCTTGCGAAGCTAAGCCGTTGCGCACTTCAAATAGTTCGTCAAGTCGTAGCATCTTCATTGCAGTTCCTCCTCTTCAACTTCATTATCCTGCGATTGAGCACATTTCAAGCCGAACAGATAGTAGTTCCTTACGGTTTGCATAAAATCATCTTCCGTCAGCTGCCCATAGTTGGTCGTCATATAGGCCTCTGCGCACCATTCCATTTCTGCTGTTACATACCTTTTGACACTGAGCCCTTCAATTTCGTCTCTGTTTAAAAAGGCATTCACCCATTTTTTCTTGATATCGGGCCATGTGTGATTTACGTCTATTCTACCTCTGTTTTTTCGTTTCTCAAATCCGTCATCACGGCAATAGCCAAACCATGTCTTATAGCCTTCTGGATGTTTATAGCCTGCCTTAATAATTACAGCACATGTAACAGTGTTCACTTTTGAGTTATAAAAAAGTTCCTCTGGCATAGACAATACACCTTCAAGTGTATTATTCTCCAAGATTTTCTTTTTCAGCAGATAGGAATCACCTTTCGTATCAATCACGCAACTCATAGGCATAATGGCAATGCAGGTACCACCCTTTTCCAGCATGGACAGGTTGTTCAGCACGAATTCAAGCTCCTCCGTACCCTTTCCTTTATTCTTGTAAGGGGGATTCAGCAATCCCACCGTAGGATGGAATTTTTCTTTCAGAGCATCCTTTTCTGTTTCGAAACAGTCTTCCCAAAAGATGTTCGTCCTTCCATCACGATGTACAATCATGTTTGAAATCAGCAGTGTATAGATTTCCTCGTCGTACTCAATACCCACAAGTTGCCAGTCTTTAATGTGCTGCTCCTTGGCGATGTCACCATTTGCATTTTCCAACATTCTCTTCATGGCACTTACAAGAAATCCGCCTGTTCCCGCACAGTTGTCGATTACTACACTATCTTTGTCGATTTGTGCAAGTTCACAAAACAATTCCGTAATATGAGGAGGGGTCAGCACAATACCCAGCCCCTTGTCATTGTTGGCATAGCGCAGAAATTCTACATAGAATTGGCTGATTGTATCGATATACTTATGGGTGACATTAAAACCATTGATTCTGCTGTCACAATTTGAGATCAGGTCAGTCAGATATGTTTTTCCTTCTGCCGATGGGTCGTTAATGCTTTGATTTGTGGTGATAAACTCGAAGCCTTTTATCAACGACTTTTTGTTTCTGTTTGGCACATCGCTTCTGTTTAATTCTGCACAAATAGCAGAATACAAGTTATTAACAAGTTCTGCTGTCGTCTGATAATTCTTATATTCAGCCTTGAAACGTTCATTTTTGAGTGCAATCAAGATACCGCTGATGAGCAGAGCACGCAAGCGTTCCTTGATTTTCTTGCCTTGAAGCTCCTCGTTCATCTCCTTTGTATAGTCAATCAACTTGTTAAAATCCTGATTGAACTTATAGGTGCTCTGCATCAGTCCGTGGTGATAACTGTCTATGTCGAGTAACTCTCCCTCTTTGAAAAATTGATGGAAGTTCTTCTCACCATTTAATTGGATGTAATGACTTAGTCTTGCCAACGATGCTTTCTCACCGCTAAAACCTATTGCAATAACATCATATTCCTTTGAGACAAACGACGAATAGAGCAATGCGCCGTCAATGGCATATTCGCGAAATGAGTCAAGCGTAGCAGACGCATGATACTTCGTGTCAGCCTTGCATTCTACCAGTATTACAAGGTCTGGATATCGACCACAAGTAATGATGAAGTCAGGGTAGCCCTTACCAGTTCCAGACTTTGAAGCGTTCTGCAAAAGTTTTGCCAGCTTCTTATTGTCTGTCTGCTGCTCTTCCACGATGATATCCTTGTCATCGTAGTAACCTCTTTCCTTCAACAGCTTTCTAAAGAACTGCGATGTCTTAGCCTCATTTGCCATATATCAATATTTTTTTGCAAAGATAAAAAAAAAGAGCGAAAAAACAAAATATATTACCGATGTTATGTGTGTTTTTCGGCGTATATCCGTACGAAGTTTATGTCTTTAGGAAAAGAGACAACCTCCTCTTGACAGTACCTGTTTACAGCAATGGAGAGAAAAGACGGACGAAAGATTCCCACAGACGATTGACGAACGGACGGTTGGTCAACACCGAGAGGTCTTCAACGACATTGCAATTTTCCTGATCACGCAAGAACACCTGCTTCATGCGAATCGCCATTCCCTCGTTATAGAAAAAGACATTCGCCTCAAAATTATTGGTGAAACTGCGGAAATCGATATTAGTGGAACCGCACGAACAGAGGAGGTCATCGCAAACCAAGAGCTTGGAATGGTTGAATCCTGCCTTGTAATAATACACTTTGACTCCAGCTTCAAGGGCTTCCAGCACATACGACCGACCTGCCCATTCAGCCAACTTCGTGTCTGTCCGTTCAGGAAGCATCAACCGCACATCGACACCTCCCAGAGCTGCCGTTCGCATGGCGGAAAGGACAGGTTCGGTAGGCAGGAAATACGGGGTCTCCATATACACATACCGACGGGCTTCGAGGATGATTCTCACATAGCCCTGTTCTATCTCCGGCCATCGGCTCGTGGGATTGCTGGTGACCACCTGCGCCAAACAGTCATTTTCGTGTTTCCGTTCGATTTCCGGATAATATATCCGGTCGGAAATCAGCGTGCGGTCAACAAAATACCAATCTATCAGGAATGCACTCTGAATACCATATACCGCTGCGCCCTGAATGCGGAGATGGGTGTCGCGCCACGGCTCTCCGTTGCGACCGCTCACATAGCGTTGTGCGATATTCATTCCTCCGATAAACCCTTCGTGTCCGTCAATGATACATAGTTTACGATGGTTGCGATAGTTCATCTTGCTCGTAAATGCCGGAAATTTCACGGGCATGAACGCATGTACGTCGATTCCCGCATCACGCATCCGCTCAAAGAAGGACGAAGGCACCTTCCAACATCCGACATCGTCGTATATGACCCTTACTTCAACGCCTTGCTTCGACTTGTCTATCAGTGCATCCGCTATCAAATTGCCCAACGAGTCATCGTCAAAGATATATACGTCCAGATGGATGTGATGTTGCGCCCGCCCGATTGCCGCCAACAATGCGAGGAAGTAGTCATGGCCGTTGGTGAATATATCCACCTTGTTATTTTTAAAAGGAAGGGACTGTCCTTCGTTGGAAAACAGCCTGATGAGCGTCCGATAGGTTTCGGGGAGTTTCAGGTCGCGTTGCTCAACGAAATTCAGAATCGAACGCTTTGTCAGTTGGTCAAGGCTTTGCCTGCTAATGATTTTCTCCTTTCGGGTGTTCTGCCCGAAGAAGAAATACAGCACGATTCCGATAACGGGGATAAACACCAGCACCAGCAACCACGCCATCGTCTTCGATGGCTGGCGGTTGTCGAGCAAGACGGCAACCATCGCACCGAGCACTATCAGCGAATAGAGGAGCAATATGAGCCAGTGGAAATATATCATGCTTGTCTGTGTTTGCCTTTAACCTAAGTCTTCGATGTTTGAATCTTCGGGAAGATGACTCTCCATCCGCTTGATATACGCCAGTTCGCTGATGGCGAAATCATTGCTTTCCGGGTCCTCAAGCAGCTCGTTCAGCAGCGTCTTTGCCTCTTCAAACTGCCGCCGTTCTATCAAGACATAGGCTTTTCTCCGTTTCAGGAAGTTGACAAACTTCGTCAAATGTTCCTGAGGTGCTGTGTCTTCATCATCATCTCCGAGTTCCTGCTCCATGCGCATCTGGTTGATTAGCTGTTCTATATAGGAGAGGGAGCGGATGTCTCCCGAATTGACCATGCAATTAACAAACTCCGTGGTGTAGGTGATGCGGTGGAGTCCCGAAACGATATCCAGATAGTAATACGCCTGTTTATATTGCTTCAGCTCTGTGTAGCAGAATCCTAAATAGAAGCAAAGGTCGTAGAATTTCTCTTTCACCGTCGGTTTCATTTGCTCAAAATAAGGAGCCAGCTCCATGTAAGCAGCTTCTAAATAGAACAGTGCCTCGTAAAAGCGCTCGTTCAGATACAGTTGTCTGCCACGATACAGGTTTTCCGCCGTCTTTTTATCTACACATTCGCTGATAAGACGCTGCTCGTCGCTCAACGTTTCTTCCTCACCGTTTTTCTGTTTCTCCTGCGCTTCTTTCCACATGTAGAGAAACTCATCGGTGCGCTGCTTGGAGGGTGTGAGGTCGTATGCCACCAACACCGAATTGACTTCTCCATGGTTCAAGGGGGTATTAAACGCCACGCTTCTGCTGACGGAGAGCGGTATGACGGTGACTGTCACACGGAAATACATCGTGTTGGCATCTTCCTTTTCGGCATGAAGGTGGATTGTCATCTGCCGGCGCACATCGGGCTGGCGGAGGTCGAAATAGCTCAAACGGAGAACCGCCTCCTGAGCGACAAACTTTTTATCCTTTATCAGTGGCGAAGAAAGGTCGTAGGAGAATATTTCCGTCCTACCGTTAATGCTTTCTATCCCGCTGCCCGCCACCGTCATCTCGGACGGAGCAAAACCTTCCATGCCCATCACTTTCTTGACCAACGTCCCTAATGCGAGGGGGCTACCCTCTTGCTGCCTGACTTCGCCGACAGACTGATGAATCAACTCTTGCTGCCTCAGCAGGAACAGTTCGCGCTGCCATTCGGCATCAGACAGTTCTTTGTCGCCTCCTTCTGCTTTCCCGCTTTCGTCGATGAGTTCATTGAACCGTCTGACGAACGCATTCTGCCAGCCGAAGATGTTTGCCATGACCCGTTTCAGCATCTCGACCGTGCCTTCCTTGGTGGGTTTTATGCCTGTAATGATGTGCAGGTCTATTTCGTTTTTCTCTTCGTTCAGCGAATAGACCACACGCTCTATCTCCGAGTTCATGTTCACTTGGTTGCAGAGACTGCGCACCAACGAGAGGTTTTCCATGGAGGTGTTGAAGAAAAAGAGATAGGACATGCTCACGAAAGATTTCTTCGGCTCTATCCTCATATTGAAATGTCCGTTCTGATAATCGTATTTCACGACCCTGCTTTCCGCATCATCTTCCCAGACAGGATTACAGCTCATCTCTTGCAAAGCCTTGTCTATCAGCGCCTCCACCGTCTTTACATCTGCCGTATTTGCACTCTGCCGACCGCTCATCCGCTTGACATAGGGAACGAGTCCCTCCCAGTTTCTGGGGAGCAACATCAAGAGTGCTATAATGACCAATAAAAGAACATATATCATTTTTCCGAATGTTTTTATCTGATTCCTACTATTTTCCTTCCAAGTTTCTGCCCTATCTTGTTGCGCAGTTCCTGATAGTCTTTTATACTTTTCATGAGTGCCATCATTTTCTCCACGTCACCATCGCATTGCTTGAGTTCCCGCTTGAGCTGTTGCAACTCTATCTCCACGTGTCCCAGCTGGAAATCATAGAGCAGGTGTACGACCTGCTGCTTCAACGAGTCTTCCTCCTGGCGCACCTGCATACTGGGCGAGAGCATGAAGCGGTCGGTACACAACTTGGCAGCAAGCGTGTTGATCTCGATGTCGGAGTGGTGTGTGAAGTATGTTTCTGCCTTGAAACCGGGCTCATCGCAGTGGTTGATAACCTCTTCCAACACCTTATTATACAGCCCGTTCTGAAACGACATGCCGTCTTCCGAAAGGCTGTAATAGATGAATTGCGCCACATTCACGTCCTGCCCTTCCGTGTTCAGGATGACTTCCTCTCCGTGTCTCATCACCATCTCAATCAGCAGTTGCTCCACCTTCGTCATCCGCTCCGTGGGCTCTGCGGGACGCAAAGGTTCGGGCGGCGGCTGGTTGCGCGCCTCGCGTTCCGCCGTCTTCTGGTCTTCCTCGCGCTGACTGCGAATGAACTTGTTCATCTGCGTGATGAGCGTCTGCTCGGCTATACCGATGCGCAGCGAACATTCTTTGATATAGGTGGCACGGATGATGGGGTCTTTGATGACGGAGATGGTTTTCACGATGTTGCTGATGGCCTCGGAACGCTTGATGGGGTCGTCCACTCCTTTGAGCAACACTGTGGTTTTGAACTCCATGAAGTCCGTCTGATGTGCCTCGATATACGCCCGGAAGTCGCTTGCCGTGTGGCTGCGTGCGAAGCTGTCGGGGTCTTCATTGTCGGGCAGGAGCAGCACCTTGATGTTCATACCTTCTGCCAGCAGCATGTCTGTTCCGCGCATGGCAGCGTGGATGCCCGCCTCATCGCCGTCGTAGAGCAGCGTGATGTTCTGTGTGAAGCGCCTCAACATCTTGATTTGGAAGACACTCAGCGCCGTTCCCGAGTTGGCGACGACGTTCTCGATACCGCATTGGTGCATGGCTATCACGTCGGTATAGCCCTCCACCATATAGACGCGGTCTTCCTTGACGATGGCTTTCTTCGCCTGGTAGATGCCATACAGTTCGTGGTCTTTGTGGTAGATATCGGAATCGGGCGAATTGACATATTTCTGCGCCACACCCTTCGTGCGCGAATCGAGCAGACGACCGCCGAATGCCGTCACCTTGCCGCTCACACTGATCCACGGGAAGATGACGCGACCGCCAAAACGGTCGAAATACTGACCATTGTCGCGCTTGCCGCACAAGCCCGTCTTCAGCAGAAACTCTTCCTTGAAACCTTCACCGAGCGCCTGCTTTGCCATCGCATCGCGCTGGTTCAGACAAAATCCCAGACGGAAACGCTCGATGATATCGTCACGGAAACCGCGCGAACGGAAATACTGCAGACCGATGGCACGGCCGTCTTCATGCTCGTGCAGAATCCGTTGGAAGTATTTTGCCGCCCATTCATTCACGATGAACATCGACTCGCGCTCATTCTGCTGCCGACGCTCCTCGTCGGTCATCTCGCGCTCTTCTATCTCTATGTGATACTTATTAGCCAGCCACCGCAGTGCCTCGACATAGGTCATCTGCTCATGTTCCATGATGAAGTTGACCGCATTGCCAGCCTTCCCGCAGGCGAAACACTTATAGACACCGCGCGAGGGAGACACGGAGAACGAGGGCGTCGTGTCGTCATGGAACGGACACAAGCCCTTATAGCTCGTGCCCCGCTTGCGCAGCGACACAAACTCCGACACCACATCCACGATGTTCGCGGCGTCCATAATCCTATCTACCGTAGCCCTGTCTATAGCCATCACACGTAGGTTAAAACCTCACTTCAATCTATCTGACTGCAAATTTAGACAAAATTCTCGAATTACGGGTCGAGAAAAAGAAATAATTTTGCGTAAAAGTCGAGCTAAATTCGCACGAATTATCCCTCATCGGACATTGGGTTGAACTTGCGTATTTCCGCTTGCATAAACATACAGAAAAGGGCGTATAAATATACAGTTGAACTTTCACATTCCAAAAGTCCAACTTTTGCGTCCTGAAAGTGGCACTTTTGGCTCCTAAAAGTGGCACTTTTGGAAAGCACTTCTTAACGTATTGATTATCAAATATTTGCAAAACGCCTTGTCATCTCTGCACATACGCATAAATATACAATGTCGAATGTTGCCGCGAACGTCCATCATGCGCTCGCCAAACGATGTTTTTTGTAAAAAAATATGCCGACACGACAACCCCTTCCGGGTGACAAAATAGCGGAAAAAGGCAGAATGAAATCCAACTTTTCTGTAAAATCGTTCGTCAATCAAAGGAGTTTTTGCTATCTTTGCAGAGGATTGGAACACGGAGAATTGTTCCCGTTAGGTATTGCTATATTCACTAAAACATCAATATGACATGAAAAAACTCTTTATCTTATTGGCACTCACAGCCCTTTTCGGCAACGTGAAGGCACAGACGGACAACGACCGCCGAGTCATCTTCATCATGCTCGACGGGCTGCGCTGGCAGGAATTGTTCAACGGGGCAGACACTGCAATCATCAACGTGAAGCGATATGCTCCGAACACGAAGGGAATCACCGACCTCTACTGGCGACCGACTCAGGACGAGCGCCGAATGGCACTCATGCCTTTTACGTGGGGCTACATCAAGCAACATGGTCTCATCATCGGCAACCGATGGAAAAACAGCCTCATGCAGGTCAGCAACAAATATAAATTCTCCTATCCGGGATACTCGGAAACGCTCTGCGGATGGGCTGACGACGAGCGCATCAACAGCAACGACAATGTTCCCAACCCGAACATCAACGTGCTCGAGGTTGCCAACAAATCGAAAAAATACAATAACAGCGTGATGGCATACGCCTGCTGGGGAACCGTGCGCTATATCCTGAACGACGAACGATGCGGATTTCCCGTGCAGGCAGGAAAATACATGCCCACCACCACGGAGAACCCATCGGTCATCGAGACTTTCCTGGACGACATGAAACGCGAGATGGTCGAGTTCTGGGGAGACGTCACGCTCGACTACATCACCTACCGATATGCCTCCGAAGCAATGAAAAACCACAAGCCGAAAGTGCTGTACGTGTCATTCGGAGAGACCGACGAATTTGCTCACAACGGGCGCTACGACCACTATCTGATGGCTGCCACACACAACGATTCGTTCATCCAGAGACTTTGGCAGCAGGCGCAGGACGATCCGTTCTATCGGGACAAGACCACCTTCATCGTGACCTGCGACCACGGCAGAGGCATCGGCAAGCAATGGACCGACCACGGAACCAACACCGACCTCTCGGAAGAAACATGGCTTATGGCTTTCGGAAAGGATATTCCCGCACTGGGTGAGACGGAGAACAACGGACCGTTCTACAACAAACAGATTGCACCGACCATTGCCGCACTGCTCGGCATCGACTTCAAGCCCGAAGGCAAGGACATCGGAAAGAAATTCTTCTTTGTCAAATGAAAGTGTACCGGCGTTTACGACTAAGTGAAGAATAGAACAAAATTGCACAAACAATGACATTTGTGCACAAAACGGTATCAATTGTGCAATTTTCAGCATTTTTCTTTGCCACAAAGCAAAAAATGCGTACTTTTGCGCCGATAAACGAAATACACATATTATAATACATAAATTCTATGAGTTTGAAAATTGTTGTACTTGCCAAGCAAGTACCCGACACAAGAAACGTGGGCAAAGATGCCATGACCGCCGAAGGAACGGTCAACCGCGCCGCTCTGCCTGCCATCTTCAACCCCGAAGATTTGAATGCCTTGGAACAGGCGCTCCGGCTGAAGGAGCAGCATCCGGGCTCTACAGTAGGTATTCTGACAATGGGACCGCCGCGCGCCGGTGAAATCATCCGACAAGGATTGTATCGCGGCGCTGATACGGGCTGGTTGCTGACCGACCGTCTTTTCGCCGGTGCCGACACATTGGCAACGAGTTATGCATTGGCAACAGCCATCAAGAAAATCGGCGACGTGGACATCGTCATCGGTGGACGACAGGCTATTGACGGCGACACCGCACAGGTGGGTCCACAGGTAGCCCAGAAACTGGGACTCAACCAGGTGACATACGCAGAAGAGATTCTGAAGATAGAAAACAACGTGGCTACTATCCGTCGCGTCATCGACGGTGGTGTGGAGACTGTTGAAGCACCGCTGCCCGTCGTCGTGACGGTCAACGGAAGCGCAGCCCCCTGCCGTCCGTGCAACGCCAAACTGGTGATGAAGTACAAGCGTGCTACCTGTCCGATGGAACGTACCGAAGACAACAACGAGTACAACTACCTCTACGACGAGCGTCCTTATCTGACACTCAACCAGTGGAGCGTGGCTGACGTAGATGGCGATGCCGACCAGTGTGGTCTTTCCGGCTCTCCGACGAAGGTGAAAGCCGTGAAAAACATCGTGTTCCAGGCAAAAGAGTCGAAAACTTTGACGGCTTCTGATGCTGACGTAGAGGGAATGATCAAAGAATTGTTGGAAGAAAAAATCATCGGATAAAATAGAAAAGTTTTTATGGGTTTACTCGGTCGAATAATTGCCTGGTGCAAAGAGCACCCCATACTGGCAATAATCATCTATCTTTTGTTTTTCGATAACAACAATAATGATAACGACGATTAAATCATATAAATTCTTTTTGTCAAATTGAAAAAGATTATGAACAACGTATTTGTATATATAGAGATAGAGAACACCCTCGTTCAAGAGGTCTCTCAAGAATTGCTGACGAAAGGACGCAAGCTCGCCAACCAACTCGGCGTAGAGCTCCATGCCGTCGTCATCGGTACCGATATCAAAGGTAAGGTTGAAGAACAGATTCTGCCTTATGGCGTTGACAAACTCTTCGTATTCGATGCTCCGGAACTTTTCCCATACACTTCTGCACCACATACCGACATCATGGTGAACCTCTTCAAGGAGGAACAGCCGCAGATCTGTCTCATGGGAGCAACGGTCATCGGACGCGACCTCGGACCACGTGTCAGCTCATCGCTCACCAGCGGACTGACAGCCGACTGTACGGAACTGGAAATCGGTCCGTACGAGGACAAGAAAGCGGGTAAGACTTACGAAAATC from the Prevotella sp. Rep29 genome contains:
- a CDS encoding restriction endonuclease subunit S, with protein sequence MLRLDELFEVRNGLASQEVVRSPRRLNENWVPYIRPSFRQDTSIDAYVNKFLVPSDCLYPKDTLYVSTDGQGSHTYAYVSVSEFVPNSNVSVLIPLVEMSLDEKLYYAFCVTKNRFKFSYGRKPKGDKLKEIMLPARSEIPAFVKGVVEERVSNDMLDSIDFSALSDKAVDTSRFSNLVPLSELFTVENGVSASILLRLKFKKNENWIPFIRPSYRQSTSIDAYVNKYLVAQEKVYPKGTLYVSTDGQGSHTYAYVSVSEFVPNSNVAVLKPKRPMTLREKLFYAMCISRNRFKFSYGRKPKGEKLERIMLPLSISKSYNEMALLDYLRKLSL
- a CDS encoding class I SAM-dependent DNA methyltransferase; translated protein: MANEAKTSQFFRKLLKERGYYDDKDIIVEEQQTDNKKLAKLLQNASKSGTGKGYPDFIITCGRYPDLVILVECKADTKYHASATLDSFREYAIDGALLYSSFVSKEYDVIAIGFSGEKASLARLSHYIQLNGEKNFHQFFKEGELLDIDSYHHGLMQSTYKFNQDFNKLIDYTKEMNEELQGKKIKERLRALLISGILIALKNERFKAEYKNYQTTAELVNNLYSAICAELNRSDVPNRNKKSLIKGFEFITTNQSINDPSAEGKTYLTDLISNCDSRINGFNVTHKYIDTISQFYVEFLRYANNDKGLGIVLTPPHITELFCELAQIDKDSVVIDNCAGTGGFLVSAMKRMLENANGDIAKEQHIKDWQLVGIEYDEEIYTLLISNMIVHRDGRTNIFWEDCFETEKDALKEKFHPTVGLLNPPYKNKGKGTEELEFVLNNLSMLEKGGTCIAIMPMSCVIDTKGDSYLLKKKILENNTLEGVLSMPEELFYNSKVNTVTCAVIIKAGYKHPEGYKTWFGYCRDDGFEKRKNRGRIDVNHTWPDIKKKWVNAFLNRDEIEGLSVKRYVTAEMEWCAEAYMTTNYGQLTEDDFMQTVRNYYLFGLKCAQSQDNEVEEEELQ
- the cls gene encoding cardiolipin synthase, which gives rise to MIYFHWLILLLYSLIVLGAMVAVLLDNRQPSKTMAWLLVLVFIPVIGIVLYFFFGQNTRKEKIISRQSLDQLTKRSILNFVEQRDLKLPETYRTLIRLFSNEGQSLPFKNNKVDIFTNGHDYFLALLAAIGRAQHHIHLDVYIFDDDSLGNLIADALIDKSKQGVEVRVIYDDVGCWKVPSSFFERMRDAGIDVHAFMPVKFPAFTSKMNYRNHRKLCIIDGHEGFIGGMNIAQRYVSGRNGEPWRDTHLRIQGAAVYGIQSAFLIDWYFVDRTLISDRIYYPEIERKHENDCLAQVVTSNPTSRWPEIEQGYVRIILEARRYVYMETPYFLPTEPVLSAMRTAALGGVDVRLMLPERTDTKLAEWAGRSYVLEALEAGVKVYYYKAGFNHSKLLVCDDLLCSCGSTNIDFRSFTNNFEANVFFYNEGMAIRMKQVFLRDQENCNVVEDLSVLTNRPFVNRLWESFVRLFSPLL
- the dnaG gene encoding DNA primase, producing MAIDRATVDRIMDAANIVDVVSEFVSLRKRGTSYKGLCPFHDDTTPSFSVSPSRGVYKCFACGKAGNAVNFIMEHEQMTYVEALRWLANKYHIEIEEREMTDEERRQQNERESMFIVNEWAAKYFQRILHEHEDGRAIGLQYFRSRGFRDDIIERFRLGFCLNQRDAMAKQALGEGFKEEFLLKTGLCGKRDNGQYFDRFGGRVIFPWISVSGKVTAFGGRLLDSRTKGVAQKYVNSPDSDIYHKDHELYGIYQAKKAIVKEDRVYMVEGYTDVIAMHQCGIENVVANSGTALSVFQIKMLRRFTQNITLLYDGDEAGIHAAMRGTDMLLAEGMNIKVLLLPDNEDPDSFARSHTASDFRAYIEAHQTDFMEFKTTVLLKGVDDPIKRSEAISNIVKTISVIKDPIIRATYIKECSLRIGIAEQTLITQMNKFIRSQREEDQKTAEREARNQPPPEPLRPAEPTERMTKVEQLLIEMVMRHGEEVILNTEGQDVNVAQFIYYSLSEDGMSFQNGLYNKVLEEVINHCDEPGFKAETYFTHHSDIEINTLAAKLCTDRFMLSPSMQVRQEEDSLKQQVVHLLYDFQLGHVEIELQQLKRELKQCDGDVEKMMALMKSIKDYQELRNKIGQKLGRKIVGIR
- a CDS encoding alkaline phosphatase family protein — encoded protein: MKKLFILLALTALFGNVKAQTDNDRRVIFIMLDGLRWQELFNGADTAIINVKRYAPNTKGITDLYWRPTQDERRMALMPFTWGYIKQHGLIIGNRWKNSLMQVSNKYKFSYPGYSETLCGWADDERINSNDNVPNPNINVLEVANKSKKYNNSVMAYACWGTVRYILNDERCGFPVQAGKYMPTTTENPSVIETFLDDMKREMVEFWGDVTLDYITYRYASEAMKNHKPKVLYVSFGETDEFAHNGRYDHYLMAATHNDSFIQRLWQQAQDDPFYRDKTTFIVTCDHGRGIGKQWTDHGTNTDLSEETWLMAFGKDIPALGETENNGPFYNKQIAPTIAALLGIDFKPEGKDIGKKFFFVK
- a CDS encoding electron transfer flavoprotein subunit beta/FixA family protein is translated as MSLKIVVLAKQVPDTRNVGKDAMTAEGTVNRAALPAIFNPEDLNALEQALRLKEQHPGSTVGILTMGPPRAGEIIRQGLYRGADTGWLLTDRLFAGADTLATSYALATAIKKIGDVDIVIGGRQAIDGDTAQVGPQVAQKLGLNQVTYAEEILKIENNVATIRRVIDGGVETVEAPLPVVVTVNGSAAPCRPCNAKLVMKYKRATCPMERTEDNNEYNYLYDERPYLTLNQWSVADVDGDADQCGLSGSPTKVKAVKNIVFQAKESKTLTASDADVEGMIKELLEEKIIG